The following are from one region of the Thiocapsa rosea genome:
- a CDS encoding AMP-binding protein, translating into MTGATRDDERAERLLSILLTFARESRVPDPPNGIDLDTRLDTDLGLDSLSRSELIARVEKGLGARLSEQALSAPTARDLLGLLLDEPGAAPDVRFAVARARSAEDHPASAATLLDVLDRHLQDHADRIHIFYEGSEERTQPISYRSLAEGAARVAARLQAAGLRPGATVALMLPTGPDYFYSFFGVLMAGGVPVPIYPPSRPQQIEEHLRRHARILDNAGAAYLITVPEARAIGRVLRVQVRSLRGIVTLEGLDRETPSETLARPAPDDIAFLQYTSGSTGDPKGVVLSHADLLANIRAMGEVVQVGPDDVFVSWLPLYHDMGLIGAWLGSLYYGIPLVSMSPLAFLARPVRWLEAIHRHGGTISAAPNFAYELCLTRITDAQIAGLDLSCWRWALNGAEPVGPETLRRFAERFAPAGLRADALAPVYGLAEAAVGLAFPPAGRGPRIDCIDRDRFARSGYALAVDCEDPQAMEVVACGRALPGYRVRVVDDAGRERPERHEGLLEFRGPSATRGYYRNPAATRALIHDGWHSTGDRAYLAGGDIHLTGRVKDLIIRGGRNLYPYEVEQALGEVVGVRKGCVVAFAAKDPELGSERLVILAETKERDPARRTELARKLRERATDTLGLPPDELLLVPPRAVLKTSSGKLRRAATRDRYLAGQLSEQVRRPVWQLMRATASGLRARILSLPGRLYAGYAWAVFYLIAPWFWIGIMASPSVRLRWSMARVGIRLLRRLTFVRLTVTGREHLPPAGHPFVLVANHQSYLDGLALAEAVERPIGFVAKSELLARPIVAAFMRRMGAKFVDRFDPRAGSAESARINEVLARGETLAFFPEGTFREQPGLLPFRMGAFAAAAQAGVPLVPVALRGTRELMPGDRFSPRPGHAEVLIGPPIQPDGDDWEAAIGLRDRARTWIAEHVTG; encoded by the coding sequence ATGACGGGAGCTACACGGGACGACGAGCGCGCGGAGCGACTGCTCTCGATCCTGTTGACCTTTGCGCGCGAGTCTCGTGTACCCGATCCTCCGAACGGGATCGATTTGGATACGCGGCTGGATACAGACCTCGGGCTCGATAGCCTGAGCCGCTCCGAGCTGATTGCGCGGGTCGAGAAGGGCCTCGGGGCGAGACTCTCGGAGCAGGCGCTCTCGGCGCCGACGGCCCGAGACCTCCTGGGGTTGCTGCTCGATGAACCGGGGGCCGCTCCCGATGTTCGGTTTGCCGTCGCACGCGCGCGAAGCGCCGAGGATCATCCGGCCTCCGCGGCGACCCTCTTGGATGTCCTGGACCGGCATCTCCAAGACCACGCGGACCGCATCCATATCTTTTACGAGGGTTCGGAAGAGCGCACGCAGCCGATCAGCTATCGGTCGCTCGCCGAGGGTGCCGCGCGGGTCGCCGCGCGTCTGCAGGCCGCCGGATTGCGCCCCGGCGCGACCGTGGCCTTGATGCTTCCGACGGGGCCGGACTACTTCTACAGCTTCTTCGGCGTCCTGATGGCCGGCGGTGTGCCGGTGCCCATCTACCCGCCGAGCCGACCGCAGCAGATCGAGGAGCATCTGCGTCGCCATGCCCGGATTCTGGACAACGCCGGCGCAGCGTATCTGATCACGGTCCCCGAGGCGCGCGCCATCGGCCGCGTCCTGCGGGTTCAGGTCCGCTCGCTGCGCGGCATCGTGACGCTCGAGGGTCTCGATCGGGAGACCCCGAGCGAGACCCTGGCGCGCCCCGCGCCGGATGATATCGCCTTTCTCCAGTACACCTCGGGCAGCACCGGCGACCCCAAGGGCGTGGTGCTGAGCCATGCGGACCTTCTTGCGAACATCCGCGCCATGGGCGAGGTCGTGCAGGTCGGGCCGGATGACGTCTTCGTGAGCTGGCTCCCGCTCTATCACGATATGGGATTGATCGGTGCATGGCTCGGCAGCCTCTATTACGGCATTCCATTGGTGTCGATGTCTCCGCTTGCCTTCCTGGCGCGTCCGGTCCGCTGGCTGGAGGCGATCCATCGCCACGGCGGGACCATCTCGGCCGCCCCCAACTTTGCCTACGAGCTGTGTCTGACCCGCATCACCGACGCCCAGATCGCCGGTCTGGACTTGAGCTGCTGGCGTTGGGCGCTCAACGGTGCCGAGCCCGTCGGTCCCGAGACCTTGCGTCGATTCGCCGAGCGCTTTGCCCCCGCCGGTCTGCGCGCCGATGCGCTTGCTCCCGTCTACGGTCTGGCGGAGGCGGCGGTCGGTTTGGCGTTTCCCCCGGCGGGGCGCGGGCCTCGGATCGATTGTATCGATCGCGATCGATTTGCCCGCTCGGGCTATGCCTTGGCGGTCGATTGCGAGGATCCACAGGCGATGGAAGTGGTGGCCTGCGGTCGCGCGCTCCCCGGTTATCGGGTGCGTGTGGTCGACGACGCGGGTCGCGAGCGGCCGGAACGCCATGAGGGTCTGCTTGAGTTCCGGGGGCCATCGGCGACCCGCGGCTACTATCGCAATCCGGCGGCCACGCGGGCGCTGATCCACGACGGCTGGCACTCGACCGGCGACCGCGCCTATCTTGCGGGCGGCGACATCCATCTGACGGGCCGTGTGAAGGATCTCATCATCCGCGGCGGACGCAACCTCTATCCCTACGAGGTCGAGCAGGCCCTCGGCGAGGTCGTCGGCGTGCGCAAGGGTTGCGTCGTCGCGTTCGCGGCGAAGGATCCGGAGCTGGGCAGCGAACGGTTGGTGATCCTGGCCGAGACCAAGGAACGCGACCCGGCACGGCGTACCGAGCTGGCCCGGAAGCTGCGCGAGCGCGCGACCGATACGCTCGGCCTTCCACCCGATGAGCTGTTGCTGGTCCCGCCGCGTGCCGTGCTCAAGACCTCGAGCGGTAAGCTGCGCCGAGCCGCCACGCGCGATCGCTATCTCGCCGGCCAGCTCTCCGAGCAGGTGCGTCGTCCCGTCTGGCAGTTGATGCGGGCTACGGCGTCCGGGCTTCGCGCTCGGATCCTGAGCCTGCCGGGGCGGCTTTATGCCGGGTACGCCTGGGCGGTCTTCTATCTGATCGCACCCTGGTTCTGGATCGGCATTATGGCGAGCCCGAGCGTACGCCTGAGGTGGTCGATGGCGCGGGTCGGCATCCGGCTCCTGCGCCGGCTGACCTTCGTACGACTCACCGTCACGGGCCGGGAGCATCTTCCGCCCGCGGGACATCCCTTCGTCCTAGTCGCCAATCATCAGAGCTATCTCGATGGGCTCGCCTTGGCGGAGGCGGTGGAGCGTCCGATCGGTTTTGTCGCCAAGAGCGAGCTGCTCGCGCGGCCGATCGTGGCGGCCTTCATGCGGCGGATGGGCGCGAAATTCGTCGACCGCTTCGATCCGCGCGCGGGGAGTGCCGAGTCCGCCCGTATCAACGAGGTGCTGGCCCGCGGCGAGACCCTGGCATTCTTCCCCGAAGGCACCTTCCGCGAGCAACCCGGGCTCTTGCCCTTTCGGATGGGCGCCTTCGCCGCCGCCGCTCAGGCCGGCGTGCCGCTTGTTCCGGTGGCTCTGCGGGGAACGCGCGAACTCATGCCCGGCGACCGCTTTTCACCGCGTCCCGGACATGCCGAGGTACTGATCGGCCCGCCCATCCAGCCCGACGGAGACGATTGGGAAGCCGCAATCGGACTGCGTGACCGTGCGCGTACCTGGATTGCGGAGCATGTGACCGGCTGA
- a CDS encoding DUF1640 domain-containing protein — translation MSSSVALYEALTTATDDRTRARVIAEAFERLEERYPHLPDMVTQGHLRETELRLQKEIELVKAETVQMRGEIRETELRLQKEIEQVRGEIVRSKVDLLKWLIPLMFAQVAAIAALVKLL, via the coding sequence ATGTCATCCAGCGTCGCACTCTACGAAGCCCTGACCACGGCCACCGACGACCGCACCCGTGCGCGCGTCATCGCCGAGGCCTTCGAGCGCCTAGAGGAACGCTATCCACATCTCCCGGATATGGTCACCCAGGGCCATCTGCGCGAAACCGAGCTGCGACTCCAAAAGGAGATCGAGCTGGTTAAGGCCGAGACTGTCCAAATGCGCGGCGAAATCAGAGAAACCGAGCTCCGCCTTCAGAAAGAGATCGAGCAGGTTCGAGGAGAGATCGTGCGTTCCAAGGTCGATCTACTCAAGTGGCTCATCCCGCTGATGTTCGCCCAGGTCGCCGCGATCGCAGCGTTGGTGAAGCTCCTCTGA
- a CDS encoding Lon protease family protein, which yields MAIASLESTDLYRPCDLGQLDFETTADLDVRDGLIAQDRAIAALRFGIGIHHEGYNLFALGPSGTGKYALIRSALEARAHGEAVPPDWCYVFNFEDAHRPRALCLAPGKGTELKRDMDQLVADLHRAIQSLFESDEYRTRTQALEEELEERQERAMGEIRELAKEKDVILLQTPTGFTLAPVRDGKPLGPNEFHALPEEERTRIEEDINSLQAEMRKALHQMPLWKKRSDEQIEALNREMAAAAIESLMEGLCEKYGDLPAVVDYLNQVQEDVVENFRQFLPDHDKQPQLLGIWIPTTPDGPPWHQRYRINVLLAHDKNGGAPVVYADLPAHHQLVGRIEHRAHLGALETDFTMIRAGMLHQANGGYLIVDALKLLMQPFAWETLKRLLQAGEIRIESLAQITSLISTLSLEPEPIPLDVKVVMLGERHIYYLLCELDPEFSELFKVAVDFEDQLERGPESHLIYARFIASEVRRAGLCHFHRAAVARVIEHSARLADDNERLTSHMRSIGDLVRESEYWAKTDGSETVGAAHVQRAIDAKIERADRISRRLREETTRGTILIETSGAKIGQVNGLAVMSLGGFAFGHPSRITARVRLGKGELIDIEREVKLGGPIHSKGVLILQGFIAGRYALDHPLSLSASLVFEQSYGGIEGDSASSAELYALLSALADLPIRQSLAVTGSVNQLGEVQAIGGVNEKIEGFFDTCAARGPVEAQGVLIPVSNVKHLMLRADVREAVAQGRFAVYPIAHIDEGIEILTGTLAGERASDGGFPEGSVNARVEARLIGFSERLRALHAQDGQTRPAERAEP from the coding sequence ATGGCCATTGCTTCACTCGAATCGACCGACCTCTATCGACCCTGCGACCTCGGGCAGCTCGACTTCGAGACCACGGCGGATCTGGATGTGCGCGATGGACTGATCGCACAGGATCGAGCCATCGCAGCACTTCGTTTCGGCATCGGTATCCACCACGAAGGCTACAACCTCTTCGCGCTCGGTCCCTCCGGGACCGGGAAATACGCCTTGATCCGCAGCGCGCTGGAAGCACGCGCCCACGGCGAAGCGGTACCGCCCGACTGGTGCTACGTCTTCAACTTCGAGGATGCCCATCGCCCGCGCGCACTGTGTCTGGCCCCGGGCAAGGGGACGGAGCTCAAGCGGGACATGGATCAGTTGGTCGCGGACCTGCACCGGGCGATCCAATCGCTGTTCGAGAGCGACGAATACCGCACCCGTACTCAGGCGCTCGAAGAGGAGCTCGAGGAGCGACAGGAGCGGGCCATGGGCGAGATCCGCGAGCTGGCCAAGGAGAAGGACGTCATCCTGCTGCAGACGCCGACCGGCTTCACGCTTGCGCCCGTGCGCGACGGCAAGCCGCTCGGCCCGAACGAGTTCCACGCCTTGCCCGAAGAAGAACGCACCCGGATCGAGGAGGACATCAACAGCCTGCAGGCCGAGATGCGCAAGGCATTGCACCAGATGCCGCTCTGGAAGAAGCGCTCCGACGAGCAGATCGAAGCGCTCAATCGCGAGATGGCCGCCGCCGCCATCGAGAGCCTGATGGAGGGTCTCTGCGAAAAATACGGCGATCTCCCGGCCGTGGTCGACTATCTGAACCAGGTCCAGGAGGATGTCGTCGAGAATTTCCGCCAATTTCTTCCCGATCACGACAAACAACCGCAGCTGCTCGGCATCTGGATCCCGACGACTCCCGACGGCCCGCCCTGGCATCAGCGCTACCGCATCAACGTCCTCCTCGCACACGACAAGAACGGCGGCGCGCCGGTCGTCTATGCGGATCTCCCGGCGCATCATCAGTTGGTGGGGCGCATCGAGCACCGCGCACACCTGGGCGCGCTGGAAACGGACTTCACCATGATCCGCGCCGGCATGCTGCACCAGGCCAACGGCGGCTATCTCATCGTCGATGCACTCAAGCTGCTCATGCAGCCTTTCGCCTGGGAGACCTTGAAGCGTCTCCTCCAGGCCGGCGAGATCCGCATCGAGTCGCTCGCCCAGATCACCAGTCTCATCAGTACCCTGTCGCTGGAGCCCGAGCCGATTCCGCTGGATGTCAAGGTCGTGATGCTCGGGGAGCGTCACATCTACTATCTACTCTGCGAGCTTGACCCGGAATTCAGCGAGCTGTTCAAGGTCGCGGTCGATTTCGAGGATCAGCTCGAGCGCGGCCCGGAGAGCCATCTGATCTATGCGCGTTTCATCGCCTCCGAGGTGAGACGCGCGGGCCTGTGCCATTTCCACCGCGCGGCGGTTGCACGCGTGATCGAGCACAGTGCCCGCCTCGCCGACGACAACGAAAGGCTCACCAGCCACATGCGCTCGATCGGCGACCTGGTGCGCGAGAGCGAGTACTGGGCCAAGACGGACGGCAGCGAAACGGTCGGCGCGGCGCATGTCCAACGTGCCATCGACGCCAAGATCGAGCGCGCCGACCGGATCAGTCGACGGCTACGCGAAGAAACCACCCGCGGGACCATCCTGATCGAAACGAGCGGCGCCAAGATCGGACAGGTCAACGGGCTTGCGGTCATGAGTCTGGGTGGCTTCGCGTTTGGACATCCCAGCCGGATCACCGCCCGGGTCCGACTCGGCAAGGGCGAGCTCATCGACATCGAGCGCGAGGTGAAACTCGGCGGCCCCATCCATTCCAAGGGCGTGCTCATCCTCCAGGGCTTCATCGCCGGGCGCTATGCCTTGGACCATCCGCTGTCGCTCTCGGCTAGCCTGGTCTTCGAGCAGTCCTACGGCGGCATCGAGGGCGACAGCGCCTCCTCGGCCGAGCTCTACGCCTTGCTCTCCGCGCTTGCCGACCTGCCGATCCGCCAATCGCTCGCCGTGACCGGCTCGGTCAATCAGCTCGGCGAGGTCCAAGCGATCGGCGGGGTCAACGAGAAGATCGAGGGCTTCTTCGACACCTGCGCGGCGCGCGGACCGGTCGAGGCTCAGGGTGTCCTGATCCCGGTCTCCAACGTCAAGCATCTAATGCTGCGTGCCGACGTGCGCGAGGCGGTCGCGCAGGGCCGGTTCGCGGTCTATCCGATCGCGCACATCGACGAAGGAATCGAAATCCTGACCGGAACGCTGGCCGGCGAGCGTGCATCCGACGGAGGCTTCCCGGAGGGCAGCGTCAACGCGCGCGTCGAGGCACGCCTCATTGGCTTCTCCGAGCGCCTGCGCGCCCTGCACGCGCAGGACGGCCAGACCCGACCCGCGGAGAGGGCCGAGCCATGA
- the amrA gene encoding AmmeMemoRadiSam system protein A has translation MSSTETQGIYRAEERRMLLGIAAQSIEHGLNHGHPLEPDPHEYPAALQAERATFVTLQIDGSLRGCIGVLEAIRPLVVDVARNAFAAAFEDPRFPPLTRAELPRLDIHLSVLSPSEPMHVGSESELLEQIRPGIDGLILEDRGRRGTFLPSVWEQLPDPREFFDHLRHKAGLPTGHWSDTLEVLRYTTESFGTSIAETFGEDRRTA, from the coding sequence ATGTCTTCCACTGAAACGCAAGGCATCTACCGGGCCGAGGAGCGGCGTATGCTCTTGGGCATCGCGGCCCAGTCGATCGAGCACGGGTTGAACCACGGCCACCCGCTGGAGCCGGATCCGCATGAGTATCCGGCCGCGCTCCAAGCCGAGCGCGCAACCTTCGTCACGCTGCAGATCGACGGTTCGCTGCGCGGCTGCATCGGCGTGCTCGAGGCGATCCGGCCGCTGGTGGTCGACGTCGCCCGCAACGCCTTCGCCGCGGCCTTCGAGGATCCGCGGTTTCCGCCGTTGACCCGCGCGGAGCTGCCGCGACTCGACATCCATCTCTCGGTGCTGAGTCCGTCGGAGCCGATGCACGTCGGGTCGGAGTCCGAGCTGCTTGAACAGATCCGACCCGGCATCGACGGGCTGATCCTCGAAGACCGCGGGCGGCGCGGGACCTTCCTGCCTTCGGTCTGGGAGCAGTTGCCGGACCCGCGAGAGTTCTTCGATCACCTACGCCACAAGGCCGGCCTACCGACGGGGCACTGGTCGGATACCCTCGAGGTCTTGCGCTACACGACCGAATCATTCGGCACCTCGATTGCGGAGACCTTCGGCGAGGATCGCCGGACCGCATGA
- the amrB gene encoding AmmeMemoRadiSam system protein B yields the protein MSLSRSPAVAGLFYPGDPRVLKRTVDDYLAEASPDGAPPKALIVPHAGYVYSGPIAASAYATLAPARASVRRVVLLGPAHRVPLRGLAASSADRFVTPLGAVELDRDAIDLALALPQVRLMDAAHAQEHSLEVQLPFLQEVLEQFSLVPFVVGDASPDEVAEVLDLLWGGPETLIVISSDLSHHHAYATARAMDTATSAAIEALRPQDIGYDQACGRIPVNGLLETARRRGMQARMLDLRNSGDTAGSRDQVVGYGAYVFH from the coding sequence ATGTCACTCTCTCGCAGCCCGGCGGTCGCCGGTCTCTTCTATCCGGGCGACCCACGCGTCCTCAAGCGGACGGTGGACGACTACCTCGCCGAGGCGAGCCCGGACGGCGCCCCCCCGAAGGCCCTGATCGTCCCCCACGCCGGCTATGTCTACTCCGGCCCCATCGCCGCCAGCGCCTATGCCACGCTGGCCCCGGCCCGCGCGAGCGTGCGCCGGGTCGTTCTGCTGGGTCCGGCCCATCGCGTGCCCCTGCGCGGCCTTGCCGCGAGCAGCGCCGATCGGTTTGTCACGCCGCTCGGAGCGGTCGAGCTGGACCGTGACGCGATCGACCTGGCGCTCGCCCTGCCGCAGGTCAGGCTGATGGATGCGGCGCACGCCCAAGAGCACAGTCTTGAGGTGCAGCTGCCCTTCCTGCAGGAGGTCTTGGAGCAGTTCAGCCTGGTGCCCTTCGTGGTCGGCGACGCCAGTCCGGACGAGGTCGCCGAGGTGCTCGATCTGCTGTGGGGCGGTCCCGAAACGCTGATCGTCATCAGCTCGGACCTCAGCCACCATCACGCCTACGCGACCGCCCGAGCGATGGATACAGCCACCTCCGCGGCCATCGAGGCGCTCCGACCACAGGACATCGGATACGACCAGGCGTGCGGGCGGATCCCGGTGAACGGCCTGCTCGAGACGGCACGCCGCCGCGGGATGCAGGCCCGCATGCTCGACCTGCGCAACTCCGGCGATACCGCCGGCTCAAGAGACCAAGTGGTGGGGTACGGCGCTTATGTCTTCCACTGA
- the amrS gene encoding AmmeMemoRadiSam system radical SAM enzyme, whose product MNGERIDRVVPTRYWHALDDDRVQCDLCPRLCRIKEEQRGMCFVRACHGGEIVLTTYGRSSGFCIDPIEKKPLNHFLPGTPVLSFGTAGCNLTCKFCQNWDMSKSREMDTLADAAEPETIAQAAESLGCRSVAYTYNDPVIFHEYAIDVAKACRERGIKSVAVTAGYICPEPRVEFFRWMDAANVDLKGFTEDFYHKLCSGHLQPVLETLEYLVRETKVWVELTTLLIPGENDSDAELQSMTQWVVEHLGPHVPMHFTAFHPDYKMLDYPRTPLATLTRARAIALENGVRYAYTGNVHDEDGESTYCHACGQKLIGRNWYRLSDWNLTADGRCNGCGTVCAGVFEPTPGRWGDRRQPVRLRDFAA is encoded by the coding sequence ATGAACGGCGAGCGGATCGATCGCGTCGTCCCGACGCGCTACTGGCATGCCTTGGATGACGATCGCGTCCAATGCGACCTCTGTCCGCGGTTGTGCCGCATCAAGGAAGAACAGCGCGGCATGTGCTTCGTGCGGGCCTGCCACGGTGGGGAGATCGTCCTGACGACCTACGGACGATCATCCGGTTTCTGCATCGATCCGATCGAGAAGAAGCCGCTGAACCACTTTCTCCCCGGCACACCGGTGCTCTCGTTCGGGACCGCCGGTTGCAATTTGACCTGCAAGTTCTGCCAGAACTGGGACATGAGCAAGTCACGCGAGATGGATACGCTCGCCGATGCGGCCGAGCCGGAGACCATCGCACAGGCGGCTGAGTCGCTCGGCTGTCGCAGTGTCGCCTACACCTATAACGACCCGGTGATCTTCCACGAATACGCCATCGACGTGGCCAAGGCGTGTCGCGAGCGCGGGATCAAGTCGGTCGCCGTGACCGCCGGCTACATCTGTCCGGAGCCTCGGGTCGAATTCTTCCGGTGGATGGATGCCGCCAACGTCGACCTCAAAGGCTTCACGGAGGACTTTTATCACAAGCTCTGCAGCGGTCACCTGCAGCCGGTTTTGGAGACGCTGGAATACCTGGTGCGCGAGACCAAGGTTTGGGTCGAGCTGACGACCCTGCTGATCCCCGGGGAGAACGACTCGGATGCCGAGTTGCAATCCATGACCCAATGGGTGGTCGAGCATCTCGGGCCGCATGTCCCGATGCATTTCACCGCCTTCCATCCCGACTACAAGATGCTCGACTATCCGCGGACCCCGCTTGCCACCCTCACGCGCGCACGCGCCATCGCGCTCGAGAACGGCGTCCGTTATGCCTACACCGGCAACGTTCATGACGAGGACGGCGAGAGCACCTACTGTCACGCCTGCGGACAGAAGCTCATCGGCCGCAACTGGTATCGGCTGTCGGATTGGAATCTGACCGCGGACGGTCGCTGCAACGGTTGCGGGACGGTCTGTGCCGGCGTCTTCGAGCCGACACCGGGCCGCTGGGGCGATCGGCGCCAGCCGGTTCGTCTGCGCGATTTCGCCGCCTGA
- a CDS encoding NAD(P)/FAD-dependent oxidoreductase yields the protein MPAKAFDVVIIGAGPAGLFAAMRLAGKMKVLVIDRRPRPGGAGGYTDGKLNLSPHIGLDLAELGLSEEEATRRIEEVDRIFLHHGADPTLHGLDEGRIQWWLDRVSWVRRPASKDRWDIELVPVVQRHMGTDFAHRVTKAMADTVEQRGGILMLGTAVTEIRRETDGGFLIETAAGDFRAPNLICSPGREGAYWFREKARALGVRTGHGVIDIGCRVEIASAVYEEITDVLYDPKFIFCTPTHQDRTRTFCTNPGGHVRIEEHGDFRLVNGDALKASKTSNTNFAILNTVGMTEPLQDTTEMGQQVARFANFWGGGNSLVVQRWGDLMAGRRSKAQSFFSADLGFDKLMPTLPPGPGVTPGDISFAYPGRIVRNLQESIELLARVIPGVAHPSTTIYVPEIKFYDVRYPTSRELETDVPGLFVAGDGAGKSRGIVGAAVNGMMAAEGVLRRVGI from the coding sequence ATGCCAGCCAAAGCGTTCGACGTCGTCATCATCGGGGCTGGGCCCGCCGGTCTGTTCGCGGCCATGCGGCTCGCGGGCAAGATGAAGGTTCTGGTCATCGACCGCCGCCCGCGCCCGGGCGGAGCCGGCGGCTACACGGACGGCAAGCTCAACCTCTCGCCGCATATCGGGCTGGATCTCGCTGAGCTCGGCCTGTCGGAGGAGGAGGCAACGCGTCGGATCGAGGAGGTGGATCGGATCTTTCTCCACCACGGCGCGGACCCGACACTGCACGGTCTGGACGAGGGGCGCATTCAATGGTGGCTCGACCGCGTCTCCTGGGTCCGCCGGCCGGCATCGAAGGATCGCTGGGATATCGAGCTGGTCCCGGTCGTGCAGCGTCACATGGGGACCGACTTCGCGCATCGGGTCACCAAGGCAATGGCCGACACGGTCGAGCAACGCGGCGGGATCTTGATGCTGGGCACCGCGGTGACCGAGATCCGCCGCGAGACCGACGGCGGCTTCCTGATCGAAACCGCCGCAGGCGACTTCCGCGCGCCCAATCTGATCTGCTCGCCGGGGCGCGAAGGCGCCTACTGGTTTCGCGAGAAGGCGCGTGCACTCGGGGTGCGCACCGGCCACGGCGTGATCGACATCGGCTGCCGAGTCGAGATCGCCTCTGCGGTCTACGAGGAGATCACCGATGTCCTCTATGACCCCAAGTTCATCTTCTGTACCCCGACGCATCAGGATCGCACGCGGACCTTCTGCACCAATCCGGGCGGCCATGTCCGAATCGAGGAGCATGGCGATTTCCGACTCGTCAACGGCGATGCTCTGAAGGCATCCAAGACGTCGAACACCAACTTCGCGATCCTGAACACCGTCGGCATGACCGAGCCACTGCAGGACACCACCGAGATGGGACAGCAGGTCGCGCGCTTCGCCAACTTCTGGGGCGGCGGAAACAGTCTCGTCGTCCAGCGCTGGGGCGATCTCATGGCCGGTCGTCGCTCAAAGGCGCAGAGCTTCTTCTCCGCCGATCTGGGCTTCGACAAGTTGATGCCGACCCTGCCGCCCGGCCCCGGCGTGACGCCGGGCGACATCTCCTTCGCCTATCCCGGCCGGATCGTGCGCAATCTACAGGAGAGCATCGAGCTGCTCGCCCGCGTCATCCCGGGCGTTGCCCATCCATCGACCACTATCTATGTCCCCGAAATCAAGTTCTACGATGTCCGCTACCCGACCAGCCGCGAGCTGGAGACGGATGTGCCCGGACTCTTCGTCGCGGGCGACGGTGCCGGCAAGTCGCGCGGCATCGTGGGCGCGGCGGTCAACGGGATGATGGCGGCGGAGGGGGTTCTGCGACGGGTCGGAATCTGA